A portion of the Gadus macrocephalus chromosome 10, ASM3116895v1 genome contains these proteins:
- the med12 gene encoding mediator of RNA polymerase II transcription subunit 12 isoform X10, which produces MMAAFGILSYEHRPLKRPRLGPPDVYPQDPKQKEDELTALNVKQGFNNQPAVSGDEHGSAKNVNFNPAKISSNFSSIMAEKLRYNTFPDTGKRKPQVNQKDNFWLVTARSQSSINNWFTDLAGTKPLTLLAKKVPIFSKKEEVFGYLAKYSVPVMRSAWMIKMTCAYHAAITETKVKKRHVTDPCIEWTQIITKYLWEQLQKVAEFYRQFPSQGCASPQPATPAEVETAMKQWEYNEKLAMFMFQDGMLDRHEFLTWVLECFEKVRPGEDELLRLLLPLLLQYSGEFVQSAYLSRRLAYFCTRRLNLLLSDGSLGPGTGGHQSHGILAQPGNALPPTPTSQPAGGNQTQTPFTDFYICPQHRPLVFGLSCMLQSIVLCCPSALVWHYSLTDSRNKTGSPLDLLPISPSNLPMPGSNTAFTQQVRAKVREIEEQIKERGQAVEFRWSFDKCQETTAGFTIGRVLHTLEVLDNHSFEKSDFSNSLDSLYNRIFGSGQSKEGHEMSPDDDAVVTLLCEWAVCCKRSGRHRAMVVAKLLEKRQAEIEAERCGESEVVDEKGSVSSGSLSAATLPVFQDVLLQFLDTQAPTLTEPANESERVEFSNLVLLFCEQIRHDVFSHNIYMCTLISRGDLASDAHLPRPRSPGDDPGDESERKEQDAAAGIKMEDTGLSESMEVDQNSSANFDEMFSPRMHCESKGSPSPEKPVPDQDSKAGVKDKGMDPAFPQVYEQPRHIQYATHFPIPQEESASHECNQRLVVLYGVGKQRDEARHAIKKITKDILKVLNRKSTAETGGEEGQKRKRSKPEAFPTAEDIFSKFQHLSHFDQHQVTSQVSRNVMEQITSFALGMSYHLPLVQHIQFIFDLMEYSLNISGLIDFAIQLLNELSLVEAELLLKSSTLVGSYTTGLCLCIVAVLRRYHSCLILNPEQTAQVFDGLRIVVKSGVNPADCSSAERCILAYLYDLYTSCSHLKSKFGEIFSEFCSKVKNSIYCNIDPSDSNMLWDPVFMMEAISNPSAHNFNHSMVGKLLNDSPPNRYSFVCNVLMDVCVDHRDPERVNDIGILCAELTAYCRSLSAEWLGILKALCCSSNNGNCGFNDLLCNVDVSDLSFHDSLATFVAILIARQCLLLEDLVRCVAIPSLLNAACSEQDSEPGARLTCRILLHLFKTPQRNPVPQDGAKSEKSPVGIRSSCDRHLLAASQNSIVVGAVFAVLKAVFMLGDAELRGSGLSHPAGHDDLSGGRSVSIETASLDVYAKYVLKSICQQEWVGERCLKSLSEDSSALQDPVLVNIQAQRLLQLICYPHRQLDSDDGDNPQRQRITRILQNMDQWTMRQSSLELQLMIKQSTNSELHSLLENIAKATIEVFQKSAEMNSMYPSGSGDGNPSSDNNSSNSKMKPILSSSERSGVWLVAPLIAKLHTSVQGHVLKAAGDELEKGQHLGSSSRKERDRQKQKSMSLLSQQPFLSLVLTCLKGQDEQREGLLTSLYSQVQQIVTNWREDQYQDDCKAKQMMHEALKLRLNLVGGMFDTVQRSTQQTTEWAVLLLDIISSGTVDMQSNNELFTTVLDMLSVLINGTLAADMSSISQGSMEENKRAYMNLVKKLRKELGDRQSESLEKVRQLLPLPKQTRDVITCEPQGSLIDTKGNKIAGFEKEGLQVSTKQKISPWDVFEGLKHSAPLSWGWFGTVRVDRKVSRLEEQQRFLLYHTHLKPKPRSYYLEPLPLPPEEEEPPTPLSQEPEKKMAEAAKPEKNVASTPSDSSKKKTNKKKKTQATKTEDFVSRTPSGGPYVPGMQPDLMMSQQNPYARIGYGQQPIGIYAQNQPLPPGGPGLESPYRPNRNTQMNKMMPARPTYPGMMPSIPGGMMMGMDKQYPMGYKPQPAMPQGQILRQQLQVRLNQSIMGQQMRQMTPNQPYTPMQPAQNINQGYTSYASHMGLQQHPSQAGGGGGGGGGGGGGIVPTAYGNQNFQGSHPGANPAAVDPLRQMQQRPSGYVHQQAPGYNMQNTQRFPHQALQQQAPIMHGLGHMPAQGVHPGMRPNQILAEQQQQQQQQQQQQQQQQQQQQQQQQQQQQQQQQQQQQFLRQQAALRVCQQQQQQQQQQQQQQQQQQQQQQQQQQQQQQVPPQQQQQVPPQQQVQQVQQVQQVQQQQQQQQQQQQQQQVATSQTPTQAQSQALGMQPLPPQQTMFPRQGMQQTQQQQQTAALVRQLQQQLSNTQPGQNTNSYY; this is translated from the exons GATGAATTGACTGCATTAAACGTAAAACAAGGATTTAATAATCAACCAGCGGTGTCCGGAGATGAACATGGCAGCGCAAAAAATGTCAACTTTAATCCCGCCAAG ATCAGCTCAAACTTCAGCAGCATTATGGCTGAGAAGCTTCGCTACAACACATTCCCAGACACAGGGAAGCGCAAGCCGCAGGTCAACCAGAAGGATAACTTCTGGCTGGTCACTGCCAGGTCCCAGAGCTCCATTAACAACTGGTTCACAGACCTGGCTGGGACCAAGCCCCTCACGCTGCTGGCCAAAAAG GTTCCAATTTTTAGCAAAAAGGAAGAGGTATTTGGATACCTTGCCAAATATTCGGTTCCTGTGATGCGCTCAGCATGGATGATCAAAATGACCTGCGCATACCATGCTGCCATTACAGAGACTAAGGTCAAGAAAAGACATGTGACTGATCCCTGTATAG AATGGACCCAGATCATCACCAAATACCTGTGGGAGCAGCTTCAGAAGGTGGCTGAGTTCTACAGACAGTTCCCCAGCCAGGGCTGTGCCTCCCCACAGCCTGCCACACCCGCGGAGGTGGAGACAGCCATGAAGCAATGGGAGTACAACGAGAAGCTAGCCATGTTCATGTTTCAG GACGGCATGCTGGACCGACACGAGTTCCTCACCTGGGTGCTGGAGTGTTTTGAGAAGGTTCGACCTGGAGAAGATGAACTTCTTAGACTATTGCTGCCTCTCCTATTGCAG taCTCGGGGGAGTTCGTGCAGTCGGCCTACCTGTCCCGGAGGCTGGCGTACTTCTGCACCCGCCGGCTGAACCTCCTGCTGAGCGACGGCAGCCTGGGGCCGGGCACGGGCGGCCACCAGTCCCACGGCATCCTGGCCCAGCCGGGGAACGCCCTGCCCCCCACGCCCACCTCCCAGCCCGCGGGGGGcaaccagacccagacccccttCACAGACTTCTACATCTGCCCACAGCACCGACCCCTGGTGTTTGGGCTCAGCTGCATGCTGCAG agCATCGTGCTGTGTTGTCCCAGTGCGCTGGTGTGGCACTACTCCCTAACGGACAGCAGGAACAAAACGGGCTCGCCTCTCGACCtgctccccatctccccctccaacCTGCCCATGCCGGGCTCCAACACTGCCTTCACCCAGCAG GTCCGTGCAAAGGTACGAGAAATCGAGGAGCAAATCAAGGAGCGAGGCCAGGCGGTAGAGTTCAGGTGGTCCTTCGACAAATGCCAGGAGACGACCGCAG GCTTCACCATCGGTAGGGTTCTCCACACTCTGGAAGTTCTGGATAACCACAGCTTTGAGAAGTCGGACTTCAGCAACTCGCTAGACTCCCTCTACAACAGGATCTtcggctcgggtcagagcaaagaagGCCACGAG atgtCGCCCGATGACGACGCGGTGGTCACGCTGCTGTGTGAGTGGGCCGTGTGCTGCAAGCGGTCGGGCCGGCACAGAGCCATGGTGGTGGCCAAGCTGCTGGAGAAGAGGCAGGCCGAGATCGAGGCGGAG CGGTGCGGGGAGTCGGAGGTGGTGGACGAGAAGGGCTCGGTGTCGTCGGGCTCCCTGTCGGCCGCCACGCTGCCCGTCTTCCAGGACGTCCTGCTGCAGTTCCTGGACAcccaggcccccaccctga CCGAACCGGCCAATGAGAGTGAGCGGGTGGAGTTCTCCAACCTGGTGCTGCTCTTCTGCGAGCAGATCCGGCACGACGTCTTCTCCCACAACATTTACATGTGCACGCTCATCTCCCGCGGCGACCTGGCCTCAGACGCCCACCTGCCCCGCCCGCGGTCCCCCGGCGACGACCCCGGCGACGAGTCGGAGCGCAAGGagcaggacgccgccgccggcatCAAGATGGAG GATACCGGACTGTCGGAGTCGATGGAGGTCGATCAAAACTCCAGCGCTAATTTTGACGAG ATGTTCTCTCCCAGGATGCACTGCGAGTCCAAGGGGAGCCCGTCCCCCGAGAAGCCCGTCCCGGATCAGGACAGCAAGGCCGGGGTGAAGGACAAGGGCATGGACCCGGCCTTCCCCCAGGTGTACGAACAGCCCCGGCACATCCAGTACGCCACCCACTTCCCCATTCCCCAG GAGGAGAGCGCCAGCCACGAGTGCAACCAGCGCCTGGTGGTGCTGTACGGCGTGGGCAAGCAGCGCGACGAGGCGCGCCACGCCATCAAGAAGATCACCAAGGACATCCTGAAGGTGCTCAACCGCAAGAGCACGGCAGAGACGG gaggggaggagggacagaagaggaagaggagcaagcCAGAGGCCTTCCCCACGGCCGAAGACATTTTCTCCAAATTCCAGCACCTTTCCCACTTTGACCAGCACCAGGTCACCTCTCAG GTGTCCAGGAATGTGATGGAACAGATTACCAGCTTTGCCTTAGGGATGTCTTATCATCTGCCCCTGGTGCAACACATACAGTTCATCTTCGACCTCATGGAATACTCCCTCAACATCAGCGGCCTCATAGACTTTGCCATTCAG CTCCTGAACGAGCTCAGCCTGGTGGAGGCCGAGCTGCTGCTGAAGTCCTCCACCCTGGTGGGGAGCTACACCACCGGGCTGTGTCTGTGCATCGTGGCCGTGCTGCGGAGGTACCACTCCTGCCTCATCCTCAACCCGGAGCAGACGGCACAGGTCTTTGACGG GCTGCGCATCGTGGTGAAGTCCGGCGTGAACCCCGCCGACTGCTCTTCGGCCGAGCGCTGCATCCTGGCCTACCTGTACGACCTGTACACCTCCTGCAGCCACCTCAAGAGCAAGTTCGGAGAGATCTTCAG CGAGTTCTGTTCCAAGGTGAAGAACTCCATCTACTGCAACATCGACCCGTCGGACTCCAACATGCTGTGGGACCCGGTGTTCATGATGGAGGCCATCTCCAACCCCTCGGCCCACAACTTCAACCACTCGATGGTGGGCAAGCTGCTCAACGACAGCCCGCCAAACCGCTACAGCTTCGTGTGCAACGTGCTCATGGACGTCTGCGTGGACCACCGGGACCCCGAGAG GGTGAACGACATCGGGATCCTGTGTGCGGAGCTGACGGCGTACTGTCGTTCTCTCAGTGCCGAGTGGCTGGGCATTCTCAAGGCCCTGTGCTGCTCCTCCAACAACGGCAACTGTGGCTTCAACGACCTGCTGTGTAACgtagat GTCAGCGACCTGTCGTTCCACGACTCCCTGGCCACCTTCGTGGCCATCCTGATCGCCAGACAGTGTCTGCTGCTGGAGGACTTGGTGCGCTGTGTGgccatcccctccctcctcaacgcag CTTGCAGTGAGCAGGACTCTGAGCCGGGAGCCAGGCTCACCTGCCGCATCCTGCTACACCTCTTCAAGACCCCCCAGCGTAACCCTGTTCCTCAAGACGGGGCCAAGTCAG AAAAATCCCCGGTTGGTATCCGGTCGTCCTGCGATCGCCATCTGCTCGCCGCGTCCCAGAACAGCATAGTGGTGGGCGCAGTGTTCGCCGTCCTCAAGGCTGTCTTTATGTTGG GCGACGCAGAGCTCCGAGGCTCGGGCCTCTCGCATCCCGCCGGCCACGACGACCTATCGGGAGGCCGCAGCGTCTCCATAGAAACGGCCAGTCTGGATGTGTACGCAAAGTATGTGCTGAAGAGCATCTGCCAGCAG GAGTGGGTGGGGGAGCGCTGCCTGAAGTCCCTGTCGGAGGACAGCAGCGCCCTGCAGGACCCGGTGCTGGTCAACATCCAGGCCCAGCGGCTGCTGCAGCTCATCTGCTACCCCCACCGCCAGCTGGACAGCGACGACGGGGACAACCCCCAGCGGCAGCGCATCACGCGCATCCTGCAG AACATGGACCAGTGGACCATGAGGCAGTCGTCCCTGGAGCTGCAGCTGATGATCAAACAGAGCACCAACAGC GAGCTCCACTCTCTGCTGGAGAACATCGCCAAGGCCACCATCGAGGTGTTCCAGAAGTCTGCGGAGATGAACTCCATGTACCCCTCGGGGAGCGGCGACGGCAACCCCTCCTctgacaacaacagcagcaacagcaagaTGAAGCCCATCCTCAG CTCCTCGGAGCGGTCGGGGGTGTGGTTGGTGGCCCCCCTCATAGCCAAGCTGCACACCTCGGTGCAGGGCCACGTGCTGAAGGCGGCCGGGGACGAGCTGGAGAAGGGCCAGCATCTGGGCTCCTCCTCGCGCAAGGAGAGGGACCGGCAGAAACAGAAGAG CATGTCCCTGCTGAGTCAGCAGCCCTTCCTCTCCCTGGTGCTCACCTGTCTGAAGGGCCAGGACGAGCAGAGGGAGGGCCTGCTCACCTCGCTCTACAGCCAGGTGCAGCAGATCGTCACCAACTGGCGGGAGGACCAGTACCAGGACGACTGCAAGGCCAAGCAGATGATGCACGAGGCCCTGAAGCTGAGGCTCAACCTG GTGGGCGGGATGTTCGACACGGTGCAGCGCAGCACGCAGCAGACCACCGAGTGGGCGGTGCTCCTCCTGGACATCATCAGCAGCGGCACGGTGGACATGCAGTCCAACAA CGAGCTGTTCACCACGGTGCTGGACATGCTCAGCGTGCTCATCAACGGCACGCTGGCGGCGGACATGTCCAGCATCTCCCAgggcagcatggaggagaacaAGAGGGCCTACATGAACCTGGTGAAGAAGCtccgg AAAGAGCTGGGCGACAGGCAGTCGGAGAGTCTGGAGAAGGTCCGCCAGCTGCTCCCTCTCCCCAAGCAGACCAGGGACGTCATCACCTGCGAGCCCCAGGGCTCGCTCATAGACACCAAGGGCAACAAGATCGCCGGCTTCGAGAAGGAG GGCCTCCAAGTGTCCACCAAGCAGAAGATCTCCCCGTGGGACGTGTTCGAGGGCCTGAAGCACTCGGCGCCCCTCTCCTGGGGCTGGTTCGGCACGGTGCGCGTGGACCGCAAGGTCTCCcggctggaggagcagcagcgctTCCTGCTCTACCACACCCACCTGAAGCCCAAGCCCCGCAGCTACTACCTGGAGCCGCTGCCGCTgcccccggaggaggaggagccccccACGCCCCTCTCCCAGGAGCCCGAGAAGAAGATGGCGGAGGCGGCCAAGCCGGAGAAGAACGTGGCCAGCACGCCATCGGACTCCAGCAAGAAGAAGaccaacaagaagaagaagacgcaGGCCACCAAGaccgag GACTTTGTGAGCCGCACGCCCAGCGGCGGGCCCTACGTGCCGGGCATGCAGCCTGACCTGATGATGAGCCAGCAGAACCCCTACGCCAGGATTGGCTACGGGCAGCAGCCTATCGGCATCTACGCCCAGAACCAGCCTCTCCCACCAG GGGGTCCCGGGTTGGAGTCGCCATACCGCCCGAACCGCAACACCCAGATGAACAAGATGATGCCGGCGCGGCCCACCTACCCAGGCATGATGCCCAGCATCCCGGGCGGCATGATGATGGGCATGGACAAGCAGTACCCCATgggctacaagccccagcccgCCATGCCCCAGGGCCAGATCCTGAGACAGCAGCTACAGGTCAGACTG AACCAGAGCATAATGGGCCAGCAGATGAGACAGATGACACCCAACCAGCCTTACACGCCCATGCAGCCCGCCCAG AACATCAACCAGGGCTACACCTCGTACGCCTCCCACATGGGCCTTCAGCAGCACCCCTCCCAggccggcggcggtggcggtggcggtggcggcggcggcggcggcatcgTGCCCACCGCCTACGGGAACCAGAACTTCCAGGGCTCGCACCCCGGCGCCAACCCGGCGGCCGTGGACCCCCTGCGGCAGATGCAGCAGCGGCCCAGTGGCTATGTGCACCAGCAGGCGCCGGGCTACAACATGCAGAACACGCAGAG GTTCCCCCACCAGGCGTTGCAGCAGCAGGCTCCCATCATGCACGGCCTGGGTCACATGCCGGCCCAGGGTGTCCACCCCGGCATGAGGCCCAATCAGATActggcagagcagcagcagcagcaacagcagcagcagcagcaacaacaacagcaacagcaacagcagcagcagcagcagcagcagcaacagcagcagcaacaacaacaacagcaacagttCCTCAGACAGCAGGCCGCCCTCAGAGTATGT cagcagcaacaacaacagcaacaacaacaacaacaacaacaacaacaacaacagcagcagcaacaacag cagcagcagcagcagcaacaggtcccgccgcagcagcagcaacaggtcCCGCCGCAACAGCAGGTCCAGCAGGTCCAGCAGGTCCAGcaagtccagcagcagcagcagcagcagcagcagcagcagcagcaacaacaggtAGCAACATCCCAGACCCCTACCCAAGCACAGAGCCAGGCGCTGGGCATGCAACCCCTGCCCCCACAGCAAACCATG TTCCCGAGGCAGGGCATGCAgcagacccagcagcagcagcagactgcAGCTCTGGTccggcagctgcagcagcagctctccA ataCACAACCAGGCCAGAATACCAACTCATATTACTGA